The sequence AGAGGACCGCGCGGAAGAATCAGTCAAAAAAGCTCTTAAAAGCCCGCTGCTGGACATCAACATATCAAGCGCAACAGCCGCCATCGTGAACGTCGTCGGCGGGGAGGATATGAGCATATCCGAGGCAGAGAAGGTAGTAGAAGAGGTATACGGCGCCATAGACCAGGACGCAAGGCTGATATGGGGAGCCCATGTAGACCCTGACCTGGAGGATTCCATCAGAACGATGGTCATAATCACCGGAGTGAACTCTCCGCAAATACTTGGCAAAGATACCGTTACTATAAAAGAACAAAAGGCGGCTCAGGCTCAAAAATATGGCATAGACTTTATCAGGTAATAAACGAAAAGTATAAACGATAATAAAATATTATTTGAAGCGTCTTTTCTTTTATTAATGTTAAAGGACGGTTGATCATATTGGCAGAGAAGGCAAATGCACTATCATTAGAAAATATATCTAACACAATAAAACAGTACATAAGGATACTCCAGTTAACGCGTAAGCCGAGCAATGAGGAGTTCTTGACTATCTCAAAAGTTGCTGGCGCCGGGATATTGATCATTGGTCTTATCGGATTCCTGGTATACCTTATCATGGTTCTAATACCAAGAGCATTGTTATAATTTATGGAGTAACCCAGGATGGCAGAGGAAACACCTAAATCGGCTATATTCGCAGTAAAGACGACGGCTAACCAGGAAAGGTCCGTGGCGAACCTGCTCGCGATGGTAGCCAGAAAAGAAAATATGGATATTCGTTCTATCTTAGTACCGGAAGAGCTTAAGGGATATGTACTTGTAGAGTCGCCAATGCCCGAAATTGTGGAGATGGCGATACAGAACATCCCTCATGCTAAGACCATAGTGAAAGGAGCCTCTTCCATAGCCGAGGTCCAGCATTTCCTGGCACCGAAGCCGACTGTCACGGGCATAACGGAAGGAGACATCGTAGAGCTTATCGCCGGCCCGTTCAAGGGTGAGCGCGCCCGCGTCAGAAGGATAGACGAGTCCAAGGAAGAGATCACTGTCGAGCTTTCAGAAGCAATGGTACCCATACCCATCACTGTCAGAGGCGACATCGTGAGGGTATTAAGCAAAGAAGAGACCAGCCATAAAAGCTAAAGATAAAACCGGAACGAATCAGCAGTAAATATGTAATATCCTGATCCTGTTGGAAAAGGATAAGCATATACTGCTACCTTTTAATTTTGATCGGTCGCTATTTGACGTTTTTCACGCAGTTCACTTATTCTATTTCCCGCAGGAATAAAAGATAGTATATTTATAAATAAGTGAATATTTAAGCCCGTCAATCACCTGTATAAGTTTCATTAAAGAATGACCATCCCGGTTTTTATTGAATTTATTTGTATA is a genomic window of Methanooceanicella nereidis containing:
- a CDS encoding transcription elongation factor Spt5, with amino-acid sequence MAEETPKSAIFAVKTTANQERSVANLLAMVARKENMDIRSILVPEELKGYVLVESPMPEIVEMAIQNIPHAKTIVKGASSIAEVQHFLAPKPTVTGITEGDIVELIAGPFKGERARVRRIDESKEEITVELSEAMVPIPITVRGDIVRVLSKEETSHKS
- a CDS encoding protein translocase SEC61 complex subunit gamma, with the protein product MAEKANALSLENISNTIKQYIRILQLTRKPSNEEFLTISKVAGAGILIIGLIGFLVYLIMVLIPRALL